TGTGGCTCAGTACGCACCCCAGTGCAGCCGGGCGGGTACATCACGGGAACACATGTCGCCAGTTTCAATCCTCACTTCGGTTGCTGTCAGAGTTCCAACCTAATTTATACACCCGTCATTGCGGGTTCCTATCACAATAGATTGATGCAACCGTGTTATTGTAGCGCACACATTACCCGTACACGAGGGAGTTGTTCCCAAACAACCAGATCGTGTTGGCAAAGTCAACTAATCACGTTTTATAAATACAATCATTGAAAGCTCGTTTGATTTCCATGAACAAAGTAAAAGTGTCTGCCGACTAGCGTCCAACTGTATCTGCATGCTCGACGAAAAGCAACAAAACCACGTGCCACGAAAGAGCCGCGTCGCTCTGACCCCTACCGAATTCAGCTGTTTTCACCTTCAAAGGCGAACGCGAGTGAACAGTAGTCCGTAATATTGGAGTCTTTTGTTGGGGGAGAAACTGGCGAGGAGATTTGAAGGTACGCGACTTCGACTGTAAGGAGGCTGATGTTTTAAGGTTCTAAGGGAACAGCTTTCTCGCACATCCGCGCGTCTCACGAGCTGGACGGCGACGCGGACgaggcttctctgtcttgaaTGTTTTTCGCTGCGAGGTTCTTCCACGCGGAAAGTTTCTTCACACTATGCTTGTGATGGATGAAGTGAAAGAAAGAACACAGAGTTCCGCGTCGATGACACGGAGAAATCGATCGTCTCGCAGGCTGCCCGACACCGCGCATGCGCTAGTTGACCCCGTCCGCTGTCTGCAAtggacggagaaaaacaaccTGTCGTTGTCACCCCCGATGATCGCAAGGACTTGCTAAGAAGTGCACCGGAAAAGTCATTCGTGCTTTTCTGCtgatctctcttctcttcacactctcctttctccgaTTTTCGGGTGTCTAGTGCCCGACGTTCGCCAGGCAGCTCGTCGAGCTGTTCTCCGGCAGCGGTTGTGTTGGCACATATTGAGAGACGTTTACTGCACATTCTGGAGCCGACGGGTTCCCTCCATGAAAGCCGCCCTCCTTGGGTCTCACAGCAAATCCTGTAAAACCGCgtaagagagaagagagcttTTCGTTGGTAGCTGCCGATACTCTGCCCAATGTGGACACTGCAACGATTTGTGCGCCATTGAATTAGGGGCTGGTTTCTTTCGTGCCGACCCTGTATTTCGTGTTTTTATTTCCAAAGCACTTTCACATACACTTGGCTGAACGCCACCTTTCGTTTTCTAGGTCCATTTCACTCTTGCCAGTGTTGGCTGTAAACCGATAGGCGCTGCAGATTTTCGCTTGTGCACTTGTTCCGCGTTTGTTTTTCCGATGCCGAAGGCAAGCGAGTCACTTTTGAAGCAAGGCTCCTAGACTTTATGTCCAATCTCTCGTTATTCTTCTCGACCGAGAGACCCATTTTCCACCTCCAGCCGTGACCGCCGACAGTGGCGAAGTCGGGCCGAGAGACTGTGTATAGGGGGCAAAGCTGCATTCAGGAAGAGGTCGCTTTCCTCACCCAACTTCGCATGCATTCTtttttgctttccttctttttgtgGCTGTTCAACAGCGCCTCCGCATGGTTTCCCTCCGCAGTATATGAACTCTTTGTTTGCTGAGGGCCGAGCCTGCGCCCATCGGAATCCGGCTCTGAGTCGGTTTCAGGTTTTCCACGTCCCCCCCGCAAGTGCCTAACCTCACTGGAGTGCATCGTCCCGGATGGCTTGTCTTCCTTCGTGACAATTGTTTGCATACACGCCGCGCATGTATGGATGTTGTCAGGGCCGCGGTATGTACAGGAACATTCAGGTACATGCGTGGCGTCGTAGCAGGGATGTAGAAATGTCACCGCGCTTCCACACAGCGGCAGGGGATCGCGTCCAAGCGTCAGGAAGAGGAAGTTTCTCCCCTGAttcctgtgcatgcaggaatTGTGGGAGGGAGGGAAAATGTCGAGTTCTGCATCGAGCCATGGTGGCGAACGTCCTAGGAtccactttctctccacactgAGCTTTGAACGCGACTTCTCGGCACAAGTTTTACCAGTGAAATGTGGTCTCTGCTTGGGTTCTCGGAGGAGAACCCTCCGGAAGAGTCGCAAGACGCAACGGCAGCCAGCCCCCCGACGCCCTCCCACCAAGATGTccctgcctcgccttctgccacTGAGGGAAAGGAAGTAGCAGGAGTGGCCAGTTCAGCATCTCCGGAGACGGTAAGCCCCTTGGTGAGTCGCGGGATATTCTTCGTCTCGTGAATCTCTGCACGAGAGCAACGGAAACAAGCAGTCTTTTCCTGTGCCTCATGAATTgcctgtcgtcttctctcttctttcctcgtgcACTGGCCTTCTTCGTGGATGAGTCGAGACGATGGGGGGAAGCGAGGTTGAACCACTGCTGTGCTGTGTGTTAAACTCTTTCGGTTTCGACGAGAAACAGGGCCTATGGCACGATCGAACAGACGGGAGGAACACTGGAGAACCAGCGCTTTTCCGTGGAGGGAACGCCTTTCTCATTTCGTTCGTCTCCAACTCCAGTCTCTGCTTACGGCACCGCATGTTCCCATACGTCACGCGATCCTGCAAGTCTGTTTTTCGCATGTGTGTCACTTCTCGGATCGCTTCTTCAGAAGGCCGATGCCCCTTCAGACTCGCCACCCGCGACGCCTACCTCTGGCGGCGGCTTTTGGTCGTTCTGGGGCGCGTCGACGCCCGCGGAGCCGGAGCCAGCCGCCACgactcctgtctcctcgaccgCCGCCGCTGTGGAGACGCCGGACTCTGGGATCTCGGAGACACCCGGTCCGAGTGGGGTTTCATCGAGCGCTGCAGAGTCGGGCggcgacgagaagcagaagaagaaaaagaagaaggagagcgggAAGGGGGACGAGGCAGTGgctgagaaaaagaagaagaagaaggagagcgagaagggaggcgagaTGGTGgccgaaaagaagaaaggggagagcgaggagaggtcGTCGAAGCTCGTATCAGGCAGCGACGTCGAGGCCTTTCGTGCGCGCCTCGAGCAAAtagagctgcagaagaaagccaaggaagaggcgaaggtgaagaggaaggaagacgagaagaagcagaaggaggaaaagcggGAGCAGAGGGGgcgcgagcgcgaggaaagggagaagaagaagcaggagaaagaagcggcgagaaTCGCGGAACTAAAGAGACTGGAGGAAGAGCTgaagagaacgcaggagCTGGCAGAGGAGCTTGAGAAGCAGaatgaagaaaggaaaaacaaaagaaaggGCGATCGCGGAGAGAGCAGCTCCCGCGggtcctcgtcgtctccgtcctcaGGGCGCAGTCGCCGCGAGGCGTCGGAAGAGCGACGCAAGGCCcgggaggagcgagagaagaggcgccgaGAAGAACAAGCGGGACTGGAGGAACTCCTCGAGGCTACAGAGCGCGAGCTGACAGAAACCGCACGCAGTTTGCAGGAGTCGATCGatcgccagagagaagaacgcgaagaatTGGAGAGGCGGCGCCAAGCGCAAGTCGAACGAGAGATGGAAATCCGCCAGCTCGCTGAAGAGGCAACCAGAGCGCTCGAGGCTCAGCAGCAGGCCGCCCGTGCAGCTGCCGCGCCTGCCCCTCCCGGAGCTTCGAAGGGACAGCCTCCCGCTCCCCCCCTTGTGTCTCCAGCAGATGTGAAAGCTCGAAATTTCATGGTGGCGCTGCTGAAGCGCGACGGGGGTCCGTCGTTGCCGCCTCCAGAGCTCGAGCAGCGGCGTCTGGCCGAGCCTGCGCGTGGAGAGACATCCGGCGCGAAGGCAGAAGACAGGCAGGCTCCAGAGCTGAGTCGGAAGGGCGCCGCTGCGCCGACGGCTGGACGGGTGCttgcggagacagaggtcacggagggagacgaaagcaTGCTAAGACCCTGTAAGACAAGATGCTGTGGGCAGTGGAGAAACGGGGGCGGTGAACGCATTGGAAAGAACTTGGAACTTCGACGCACGAaacggaggcgagaaaggcggATAAAATGCTGTCAGGGGCATATCCTCGTGGTAGTAGATGCACGCCCCCCAGAGGAGTGAGACCGCTTCCTATAGTCGCTTCGGAATTTAGAAAGAGAAAGTTCGGGGGACCTCTACCGTGTTGCTAGGGAGACCGTTGAAAATTTTAACGTTTTGACAAAGTCGGCATtcgtcgagagagagaatgacATGATGTCGCGTCCGCGCTCGTGGTGCACATCTGCAGAGATATTGAGATCCCACCATATCGACAACTTCAAGCATCTGACGAATGCTTCTTTGGatcgttctctgcttctgtgtgCCTCTGTCTTTGTCTGCCAAACTTCTCGACTTCCCGACGCTGTGTGTCCAtcccctctcgctctctcgtaTCCGAGCTTCGGCTCTCTGTCTAttcgttccttttccttttctctttgtcctggcccttctcgcttccgattgccttcctgcctctcttctgccggAGGTTCACAAGCAGTATTAGCTGCATGTAACCGGCGACAAGACATCACggtcgttctcttctgtctgtctttcaCAGTTCtggcgaagagaggagacagcgtggGCGACGAGTATCAGGAGGCGCAGTACACTCAGCAGCATGTGATTTTCCGAGGTCCCGCCTTCCGAGCCTTCCACGAACTAGTCaacgcgacgaaggagaTCAATCACCTCAAGGAgcaggtggaggcggcgagCAGAGATGAGGAGGAGATCACCACGCTGCGAGAGCGCCTGCAGACTTTGTTagacaaagagacgaagaactcggAATCGCACCTTGAGAGAGCTTGCGCGATACGGCAAGCACTCAACTCTATTAGTATGTAGGTtcgacgggagagaagccaCTGAAGTCCCCAAGCTTCGTTtttgcttcgttttcctACACCGGGGCTCAATCAGAACCTCTGACACGGTCTTGCAGGGTGCTGGGTTGTCTCACTTTCTgcctcgttcgtcttctATTCCACcgtgtttccttcttctccgcgccTCGACTCTTCTCAGGTTCCTTTCTTGCTTTGTCCCTCCCCTCCTCTTCATTCCTCCACCTCCAGTATGGTTGTCTCGAATTCTGGCTCCCGCTCTCACTTcctgttttttgtgtctcacctcgcttgtctcctcgcctcgcttgtctcctcggctGTCCACTTGATTTGCGCGGGCCCCGTGTGAGGCTGTCGCCTGTCTGTTTTCAGCGTTTTCAGAGCTGCCCAGCGTCGCCTGAAGACGCTGTTTTTCACCAAACTGAACGCGGCGGCAGGTGCAGCGATGCCTCGGGCTGTCGGGACTTCTGCGGCACTGAGGGCGATATTGGGAGGCGATTCCAAGGTGACACGTCTTGGCTTCGGCCTTCTCCGAGAAGTTGTTCTGCGTCATCTTCGACAGGCGTGGAACCAGTGGACTCGCTATGTGAAGCCGAGAGACGCCCCACCTGGGAGAGGAGCTGGAACTGGAATAGGCACGCGtaggcgagaaaacgagagaatcAGACACGCCGCCAGAGCGCCGCGCCCAGCTTCGAGTCGACGAAcgcgcttcgtctccgctttcCGTGAAGTGACACGAGACACACTGCAGCGCATCTGCAAACCCAGTTATCACAGCTCTCGGGCTTCATATATCGATCTTTTCATACAGAAAGACGCATACACACGTAAATGCGTATCGTATTTgagtgtgtgcatgtgtatatctatatatgtatacgtgtgTGTCACTGGATCTCGGCATtcgtatatatgcatatacacaaaAAGAAAGACTTTCCCTGGCGTGCTGTCAAATATGATTGTTTCGCTTAGCGCTCTTGGGTGGTCAGTCTATGATTTTTGCCTGGTCTGCACTCTTCAGAAGACTCCGAAACGAAGTCAGCATCGCGCAGAAACCTATCAGGAAATCCGTGGCATTGAACGCAAGAAGCGTTGCGCTGACAATGGCCCCTTGTGGCCATGAATGGGTGCTTTCTTTCGTCGCTGCGTGCATGCCGGGAAGTCCATTTTCCCTAGGATTTCTCATTTCTGAGACCCAGAAGTATGATCTGGAAGCGTGTTCGCCGTCACGTGATGCTTTTGCGAGTCTTTGTCCTGTCCCACagtggaagacgagaaagccaCAGCAGCGATCATGGCTTTGCGAGAGGTAGAGGATGAGGCGGAGGCCCTCAAAAAATataacgaagaagaaaagcggaagCTCGCCGAGGTAGCCTCACGTCTCGAGCGTTGGCGGCGACAACTTGTAGCCGCGCATGACGCAGTTATTCACTTACGGGAGAATGAGACTAAGGTAAGCCCCGAGGAAAAGGCACGTGAATTCTGTGCCTTCCCTCTGTCCCTTTTAAATAGGGGAGTTTTGTGTTATGGAGAACCTAAGTCATTTGTGCTTCAAGGAAGCCTAGATAGCGGCTTTCCCCGAGGCGGTCGGTAAGAAACAGTTGCATCCTTATGTCGATTCATGTGTCTCATGTGACCTTGCTTTCACCTGATTGAGGGATAAATTCTTGGGAGTTCGAAGCCAGAAGACCCAATGAGTCGTGCGTGGTTAGTGCGTTTTGAGTGCGGACCAAGAACATAACCTATCACATGGTTAGGGATGTGTGGAGGGTGTCTCAGGAGCTTCTTCCCGACGTTGTGGTGGAAGCGTGCACCCAGCTTTATTACGAATTTGACTTTACAATTGTACGTGAGTAGTCGTGTCCTTGTGTCGCGAGTAACACAAAAACCTGTCTGTACGCACCGATCTTTCACCAGTGCCTATTGGCTGTCCTCGCGACAGCACATCCATAGGAAGTggcgttcgtttttctcatgGGAGGACTCGGTGTACGTGAGTAGTCGTGTCCTTGTGTCGCGAGTAACACAAAAACCTGTCTGTACGCACCGATCTTTCACCAGTGCCTATTGGCTGTCCTCGCGACAGCACATCCATAGGAAGTggcgttcgtttttctcatgGGAGGACTCGGACATTCCTCCCACACAAGAAAGACTATCGTTCGCTTTGCGTCTTTCGAAGAACATGTGCCTACTTTCTCTGTGTGGTGTATCAGCGTTGCAAGAGCGGGGtaagagaaaaggaacgagGCGACCGTAGAAGGCCTCGGACATCCTCTACGCTGGACTCTGCAGAAGACGATGCTCAGGCACCGGACGTGCTAACGCGTCTCAATGCTCTTGTCCACACTGAAATGCACCGTCTCGGATTGCGGTTCGAGAACCCGCGGGCTGGTTTCGGTGGTGACTCGACTCCGCATTTGGAAACGCGGAATCGTGATCCTTTTCGCCGTATACCACGTTCATTTCAAACGGAGAATATAGGCCACTTGCGGCTCTTGCACGGCGACGCGAATGGGAGTTTCCCAGAAGatcgtctttcctcgttccttGAGTCGAGGACTTCGGATAACGGGTCAGTTCGCTCTGCGCGAGGACGTGGTGTGCGCCGCAGGCGTTCTTTGGATGAAAATGGGAACAAAGCTCTGTCGGGAACGGAGTCGGATACTTCTAGTGTATCGGAGAGCATATCCAGTGGACGCAGTTCCTCGACTTCGAGCGAAGGCAGTGGGGCACTTTCCTCATCGGAGAAACGTCGGGCTTCTAGCCGGATGTCTGGAGAGAATCCCAGCCGCAGAAACAACACGGTAGACGAGGGGgggcggaggaagaaaaacttcGATAAGGCATGCGAAGATGCGGAGATCATGCACGATTTGGCACCAGCGACCAGAGGTCAGCCGTCAAAATCTGGAGACCAAGCAAGCAGTCAGGTGAGCGTGGTGAAAGGAACCCTTCCAGCGAGCCGCATAGTGAAAACGAGACCGAAACCACCGCCTCCACCTGGTGCTTCGGAGCCTGCAACCTTTGTAGGTgggcagcagagaaaactTCAGCCAGCCAGTGGCACGGAGACGTCTCAGGACGATCTTGAATCAGCCCCTTCCACACGTAGCTCATGTTCCGGGAAAGGACCCAAAGGAACCGGTGCACCAACCGGGTCAACCGTTATTTACGCAGATGCGCACCACACACAAGCATCGGCaaaagcgaagaacgccGTTCAGGCAAAAGTCAAAATGGAACGAGACAGACAACGAACCGCCACTATAGTGGTCGGCGCCGGTCCGCCAATTTTGGCACCGAAGTCCCTCGTGAACGGGCCGAAAAGTGGACCAAAACCGAAGCAATAGACGTCAAGCGTTCGTACCACAAAATTCATCTTTGCACTAATcaggcgacgaagcagccACAGTCAACAACGACGGAAGCACGAACCAGCCGCCCCCATACACCTTTGAATAATACAGCTATATTTTCAGAGTGGctcaggagagaaagggccAATGAGATGGGGACGAAAATGGGGGCGGTTCATTATTTCTTCTTGAGGTCGCAAGGTGGAGCAGAAAAGTTCACTGCGTCAACGCAGGTGTGTTGAATATCTTTGTCTATATAACCCGTTGTCAATGATGTTTTTCTCATTTGACGGCCGCACGCACAACGTACTAGATGCTACAGGTTTGGCTGGGTGGGAAAAGGCGCATGGAGGCCGAGCTTTCAGTCGCTTGCGCCAAGTAATTCAACCTGTTTCGACGATGTCATGTGGTGCTGCAGTCgccaacagagacaggactCGCATGCCGTTGAACCGTTCACTTTTTGGATTTCGAAAGGTTCAAACTCCAGCGCGTACCTAGGAGCCTTTTCTTTATCGTTTGTTCCacagttttttcttcgctcacGAGTGAACAAGATGCGTATACGACACTGTGGTTTG
This genomic interval from Toxoplasma gondii ME49 chromosome VIIb, whole genome shotgun sequence contains the following:
- a CDS encoding hypothetical protein (encoded by transcript TGME49_257370) translates to MWSLLGFSEENPPEESQDATAASPPTPSHQDVPASPSATEGKEVAGVASSASPETKADAPSDSPPATPTSGGGFWSFWGASTPAEPEPAATTPVSSTAAAVETPDSGISETPGPSGVSSSAAESGGDEKQKKKKKKESGKGDEAVAEKKKKKKESEKGGEMVAEKKKGESEERSSKLVSGSDVEAFRARLEQIELQKKAKEEAKVKRKEDEKKQKEEKREQRGREREEREKKKQEKEAARIAELKRLEEELKRTQELAEELEKQNEERKNKRKGDRGESSSRGSSSSPSSGRSRREASEERRKAREEREKRRREEQAGLEELLEATERELTETARSLQESIDRQREEREELERRRQAQVEREMEIRQLAEEATRALEAQQQAARAAAAPAPPGASKGQPPAPPLVSPADVKARNFMVALLKRDGGPSLPPPELEQRRLAEPARGETSGAKAEDRQAPELSRKGAAAPTAGRVLAETEVTEGDESMLRPFLAKRGDSVGDEYQEAQYTQQHVIFRGPAFRAFHELVNATKEINHLKEQVEAASRDEEEITTLRERLQTLLDKETKNSESHLERACAIRQALNSISIVFRAAQRRLKTLFFTKLNAAAGAAMPRAVGTSAALRAILGGDSKVTRLGFGLLREVVLRHLRQAWNQWTRYVKPRDAPPGRGAGTGIGTLEDEKATAAIMALREVEDEAEALKKYNEEEKRKLAEVASRLERWRRQLVAAHDAVIHLRENETKRCKSGVREKERGDRRRPRTSSTLDSAEDDAQAPDVLTRLNALVHTEMHRLGLRFENPRAGFGGDSTPHLETRNRDPFRRIPRSFQTENIGHLRLLHGDANGSFPEDRLSSFLESRTSDNGSVRSARGRGVRRRRSLDENGNKALSGTESDTSSVSESISSGRSSSTSSEGSGALSSSEKRRASSRMSGENPSRRNNTVDEGGRRKKNFDKACEDAEIMHDLAPATRGQPSKSGDQASSQVSVVKGTLPASRIVKTRPKPPPPPGASEPATFVGGQQRKLQPASGTETSQDDLESAPSTRSSCSGKGPKGTGAPTGSTVIYADAHHTQASAKAKNAVQAKVKMERDRQRTATIVVGAGPPILAPKSLVNGPKSGPKPKQ